From Sporosarcina sp. Marseille-Q4943, the proteins below share one genomic window:
- a CDS encoding basic amino acid ABC transporter substrate-binding protein, translating to MEKSVKRFLVGIALLCTSIFLIGCGASSTKTSGSGGDDTNGKRKLVVGTDATYAPMEYMDEKGNIVGIDIDIVNAIAEAAGFEVEYKNYGWEPLFPAVDNGEVDFAVSSITITPEREQSYDFSDPYFVANQLILVPEDSDVDSFDDLADKRVSVQINTTGHIVVADLLGKTSSKIVAAETMPLAITEMINGNADASVGDNAVIIDYKANNPNVKVKTVEDDSFEKEYYGLMVKKGNQEVLDLLNEGIKKIKENGKLKEITGFDVE from the coding sequence ATGGAGAAATCGGTTAAACGTTTTCTGGTAGGGATTGCATTATTGTGCACATCCATTTTTCTGATTGGATGCGGAGCGAGTTCTACAAAAACGAGCGGTTCAGGCGGGGATGATACAAATGGGAAACGGAAATTAGTCGTCGGAACGGATGCGACATATGCACCGATGGAGTATATGGACGAAAAAGGGAATATTGTTGGGATCGATATCGATATTGTGAATGCTATTGCGGAGGCTGCCGGTTTCGAAGTGGAATATAAGAACTATGGGTGGGAGCCATTATTCCCGGCAGTTGATAACGGAGAAGTCGATTTTGCGGTTTCTTCCATTACAATCACTCCGGAAAGGGAGCAATCATACGATTTCTCCGATCCATATTTCGTGGCGAATCAATTGATTCTCGTGCCGGAAGATTCGGATGTCGATTCATTCGATGATTTGGCGGATAAGCGGGTTTCGGTTCAAATCAATACGACAGGGCATATTGTCGTTGCGGATCTATTAGGAAAGACAAGTTCAAAAATCGTTGCAGCTGAAACAATGCCGCTTGCCATCACTGAAATGATCAATGGAAATGCGGATGCTTCTGTTGGTGATAATGCCGTCATCATTGATTACAAGGCAAATAATCCGAACGTGAAAGTGAAAACGGTCGAAGACGACAGCTTTGAAAAAGAATATTATGGATTGATGGTGAAAAAGGGAAATCAGGAAGTGCTCGATTTGTTAAACGAAGGAATCAAAAAGATTAAGGAAAATGGAAAGTTGAAGGAAATCACCGGCTTTGATGTGGAGTGA
- a CDS encoding amino acid ABC transporter ATP-binding protein, with protein sequence MIKVRDLHKSFGQLEVLRGIDYDIKEKEVICVIGPSGSGKSTFLRCINLLEEITAGEVFIDGVKINDPKTDINSIRREVGMVFQQFNLFPHMRVIDNITISPIKIRKMNQQDAEELARQLLEKVGLSDKANAYPEQLSGGQMQRVAIARALAMKPKVMLFDEPTSALDPEMVKEVLDVMKQLAIEGMTMVVVTHEMGFAKEMGDRVLFLDQGLLVEEGTPDEIFLNPKHERTKAFFSKIL encoded by the coding sequence ATGATAAAAGTAAGAGATTTGCACAAGTCGTTCGGACAATTGGAAGTGCTGAGAGGCATTGACTATGACATCAAGGAGAAGGAAGTCATCTGTGTCATCGGTCCAAGTGGATCGGGGAAAAGCACATTTTTGAGATGTATCAATCTTCTTGAGGAAATTACTGCGGGCGAAGTGTTCATAGATGGCGTGAAAATCAACGACCCGAAAACGGATATCAATAGTATCCGGAGGGAAGTCGGAATGGTCTTTCAACAATTCAACTTGTTTCCTCATATGCGTGTCATTGACAATATTACAATATCACCTATCAAAATCCGGAAAATGAATCAACAGGATGCGGAAGAGTTGGCGCGGCAGCTTCTTGAAAAGGTCGGGCTGTCCGATAAGGCAAACGCTTATCCTGAACAATTATCCGGTGGACAAATGCAACGGGTTGCCATCGCGAGAGCGCTTGCGATGAAGCCGAAAGTCATGCTATTCGATGAGCCGACGTCAGCACTCGATCCGGAAATGGTGAAGGAAGTGCTGGACGTAATGAAACAGCTGGCCATTGAAGGAATGACGATGGTCGTCGTCACCCATGAAATGGGGTTCGCGAAGGAAATGGGAGATCGGGTGTTGTTTCTGGACCAAGGCTTACTTGTCGAAGAAGGAACTCCTGATGAAATCTTTTTGAATCCGAAACATGAAAGAACGAAGGCTTTTTTCAGTAAGATTCTATAA
- a CDS encoding amino acid ABC transporter permease, which yields MFENIWSYRELFIRGIWVTLGLTAVGYIGGFVLGLIVGMGKLSKRKWIHYPAKFYVDFFRGTPLLVQILLIHTALIPSMFGHSLGYFVSGALALMLNSAAYNAEIIRAGIQSLDKGQMEAARSLGMPHKIAMKLIILPQAFRRMIPPLGNELIALLKDSSLVTVIAASDLLYAGKVVAGAYSRFWEPYLTVAVLYLILTFICGKLINYIEKRFSNSYVPSSRKTIFSMRRSEPGVRL from the coding sequence ATGTTCGAAAACATATGGAGTTACCGTGAACTGTTCATCCGGGGGATTTGGGTGACCCTCGGGTTGACAGCGGTGGGATATATTGGAGGATTCGTTTTAGGCTTGATTGTCGGGATGGGAAAGTTGTCAAAACGGAAATGGATCCACTACCCTGCAAAATTCTATGTAGACTTTTTCCGGGGAACTCCATTATTGGTGCAAATTCTATTGATTCATACCGCATTAATTCCTAGTATGTTTGGGCATTCACTAGGATATTTTGTTTCCGGTGCATTGGCACTTATGCTTAACAGTGCCGCTTATAACGCAGAAATTATCCGTGCAGGAATCCAATCGCTTGATAAGGGGCAGATGGAAGCCGCGCGATCTCTTGGGATGCCGCATAAAATCGCCATGAAATTGATTATCCTCCCACAAGCATTCAGGCGGATGATTCCACCGCTCGGTAATGAATTGATCGCGTTGCTTAAGGATTCATCACTCGTCACTGTCATTGCTGCGAGCGATTTGCTTTACGCTGGAAAAGTAGTCGCTGGCGCTTATTCGAGATTCTGGGAGCCGTATTTAACGGTCGCCGTCCTTTATCTCATTTTGACATTTATCTGCGGGAAGCTCATCAATTATATCGAAAAAAGGTTTAGTAATAGCTATGTCCCTTCCTCAAGAAAAACTATTTTTTCTATGAGACGCTCGGAACCGGGAGTGAGATTGTGA
- the cyoE gene encoding heme o synthase has protein sequence MTKEIEITYTENSTIIDEKSSGTIIADIKSLFKGPVLLANALPVFVGFWLALHFTGGSLLANGKLFWLTIIGSTILMGGALVLNNWYDVDIDTVMKRTQKRPTVTGNISLKTVLGIGISLSAIGMIMLLFTTLEAAIYGFVGWFTYVIMYTMWTKRKYTLNTVIGSISGAVTPMIGWAAIAPSWHIVPILLFIILFIWQMPHTFAIAMRKYDEYKAANVAMLPVVRGFKMTKRQMFVYIACLLPLPFYLGSLGMVFIVLATILNVGFLIVSIRGFFTKDDDRWAYVMFIYSVNYIAILFLLMVAVTLPIF, from the coding sequence ATGACAAAAGAAATTGAAATTACTTATACTGAAAATAGCACAATCATAGATGAGAAAAGTTCAGGCACTATCATTGCGGATATAAAATCGCTTTTTAAAGGTCCTGTTCTGCTTGCTAATGCATTGCCTGTTTTTGTCGGCTTTTGGCTTGCCCTTCATTTCACTGGGGGATCCTTGCTTGCGAACGGCAAATTATTTTGGCTGACAATCATCGGAAGCACCATTTTGATGGGTGGAGCACTTGTCCTGAACAACTGGTATGACGTTGATATTGACACGGTGATGAAAAGGACTCAAAAACGTCCGACCGTAACTGGAAATATCTCGTTGAAGACCGTGTTGGGAATCGGTATATCACTGTCGGCGATAGGGATGATCATGCTGCTGTTCACAACGCTAGAAGCAGCAATCTACGGATTTGTCGGGTGGTTCACATATGTCATTATGTATACGATGTGGACGAAGCGTAAATACACGTTGAATACGGTTATTGGAAGTATTTCGGGAGCCGTCACGCCGATGATCGGGTGGGCCGCTATTGCGCCATCATGGCATATCGTTCCGATCTTGCTATTCATTATTTTGTTCATCTGGCAAATGCCTCATACGTTTGCAATCGCGATGCGTAAGTACGATGAATACAAAGCTGCCAACGTAGCGATGTTGCCGGTCGTCCGTGGATTTAAAATGACGAAGCGTCAAATGTTTGTCTACATTGCATGCCTTCTCCCATTGCCGTTTTACTTAGGATCATTGGGAATGGTATTCATCGTGCTTGCTACGATTTTGAATGTCGGGTTCCTGATTGTCTCCATCCGTGGCTTTTTCACGAAAGACGATGATCGATGGGCATATGTGATGTTCATCTACTCTGTCAATTATATTGCGATTTTATTCTTATTGATGGTAGCTGTGACGCTGCCGATTTTCTAA
- a CDS encoding GNAT family N-acetyltransferase produces the protein MEYAVERVEDLRSLDITKLVKESEEEGYRFVTRLVNEFEDGTNTFNKPGEVLYCVKNNEGSVVAIGGINQSPFSEEADVGRLRRFYVLDEVRREGVGTLLLQSIIEQAKHHFNEITVRTDSAKADAFYRAGGFSFDDSASETTHILRFS, from the coding sequence ATGGAATACGCTGTGGAACGGGTAGAAGACTTGCGTTCATTGGATATTACAAAACTGGTAAAGGAAAGTGAAGAAGAGGGCTATCGTTTCGTCACCCGCCTCGTAAATGAGTTTGAGGATGGCACCAATACATTTAATAAGCCCGGAGAAGTATTGTACTGTGTCAAAAATAATGAAGGTTCCGTAGTGGCAATTGGCGGCATCAATCAATCCCCATTTTCAGAAGAAGCAGATGTGGGACGTCTACGAAGATTTTACGTGCTGGATGAAGTCCGCCGGGAAGGGGTCGGTACGTTATTGCTACAATCGATCATTGAACAAGCGAAACATCATTTCAATGAAATTACCGTTCGGACGGATTCGGCGAAGGCGGATGCTTTTTATCGCGCGGGCGGTTTTTCATTCGACGATTCTGCTTCTGAAACGACACATATACTACGGTTCAGTTGA
- a CDS encoding SIMPL domain-containing protein produces MHQQVKRASRKIIVIGNGEIAVEPNIATVQLEVVTMDEQLSVAQQENAVTMNNVIQSLLRLGIPQENIKTVSYTISPRYDYIDGQQVFRGYEVSNAISVKITDIQQVGRVIDTAVENGANRVSNIQFTVEDAERYRQEAIVQALRNAQMKARTIATELQVQVEPHPVKILEEELGGQPVPLQSFARTDQVTTPIEGGQIVIAAKLRVQFQY; encoded by the coding sequence ATGCACCAACAAGTGAAACGGGCGTCCAGGAAGATCATCGTCATCGGAAACGGAGAAATTGCGGTTGAACCGAATATCGCGACGGTGCAATTGGAAGTCGTCACGATGGATGAACAACTGAGCGTTGCACAGCAGGAAAATGCCGTAACGATGAATAACGTCATCCAATCGCTATTGCGCTTAGGTATTCCACAGGAAAATATTAAAACGGTATCGTATACCATATCGCCGAGATATGATTACATCGATGGACAACAAGTTTTTAGAGGATATGAAGTTAGCAATGCTATTTCGGTAAAGATTACAGATATTCAACAAGTTGGACGCGTTATTGATACAGCTGTGGAAAATGGGGCGAATCGGGTTTCGAATATACAATTTACTGTGGAGGACGCCGAGCGTTATAGGCAGGAAGCGATTGTTCAAGCTTTGCGGAATGCTCAAATGAAAGCCCGGACAATTGCTACTGAATTGCAAGTGCAAGTCGAGCCACACCCAGTGAAAATACTTGAGGAAGAACTAGGAGGACAACCGGTTCCGTTACAATCATTTGCGAGAACAGATCAAGTGACAACTCCAATAGAAGGTGGACAGATCGTCATCGCTGCAAAGTTACGAGTTCAATTTCAATATTGA